CCAGCCCTTGCGCCATCAGCAAAACCACCGGTGAAACCGAAAGGATCGCGGATACGGGCATTTGCGCTGGCGGTGCCCGAACGCAGCGTGGAATGCAGCGGGGCGTCACGCGCCGTCTTGTTGACACCCACTGTCCAGGTGGGGCGATGGCCGGTGATCGCCTCTTTCTGGTAACGGGCGATCTCGCTGTCGGAGAGGCCGGAAAAGTAATTATAGCCCTTGTTGTATTCCTTCACATGCTCAAAACAGAACAGGAAGAATTGCCCCTCGGCATTGCGGCCGACGGGTGCCCGGTGAATACCCGGCTTGTCGCATCCGTCCCACTGGCAGGTCGGGGCCTGAACCTCAGGTTCCCGCTCCCTTTTCCGGCGCGTGCGGATACGATCGAAATATTTCGAATCCAATTTCATGATGCCCTGATTATGGGGTGCGAAAAGCCGCACAACAAGAATTGACAAAGCGGAATGTTACAGGCTTTTAGGTAGCCCCTTTTAAAGACCGAAAACAGAAATGGAGCCCTCTGCATGTCCCTGCGAGAACGCATAGAAACAAAGCTTCGGCAGAGCTTTTCGCCGGAACGCCTGAGGGTTGTCGATGAAAGCCGGATGCATGCTGGCCACCAGCCGGATATGACAGGCACGGGCGAGACGCATATGCGTGTTCAGATAGTGTCTGAAAGCTTTTCCGGCAAGTCTCGCATCGAGCGTCACCGGGCCATCAACGCGCTTTTGAAGCCGGAATTAGACGCTGGGCTGCATGCGCTGGCGATCGAGGCGGCAGCACCGGGGGAGCCGACGCGGTTCTAGGCAACGCGCGCCCTAAGCCTTAGCCAGGATGCTTCTCCGACAGGAAGGACTGCACCTCCGACGACGCCACATCGTCGGCCACGAAGGACTGGCCGATGCCGTGGGTAAGGATGAAGGTGAGCTTGCCACCCTTGACCTTCTTGTCCTGCGCAATCGCCGCCATCAAGGTTTCGACCGGCGGCAATTCGCCGGGAATATCCTTCATCGTGGTCGGCAGACCGACGGCCTTCAGATGCGCCTCGACACGCGCGGCATCATCGGGGCTGGCGAGGTTGAGGCGGGCGGAGAACTGGTGCGCCAGCACCATGCCGATGGCGACACCTTCGCCGTGCACCAGCCGCTTGCTGTCGTAATTCGTCGCCGCCTCCAGCGCGTGACCGAAGGTGTGGCCGAGGTTCAGAAGGGCGCGCACGCCGTTTTCCTTCTCGTCGGCCACCACCACATCGGCCTTGGCCTGGCAGCTCGTGGCGATCGCCTCGATGCGGGCCGGGCCGCCAGTGCGGATGTCATCCCAGTTCTTTTCCAGCCAGAAGAAGAAATCCGGCTTGTCGATCAAACCGTATTTGACCACTTCAGCATAACCGGCGCGGAATTCCCGCGGGCTCAGCGTATCGAGCACCGCCGTATCCGCCAACACCAGATCAGGCTGATGGAAAACGCCGACAAGGTTCTTGCCGTGGCGGGTGTTGATGCCGGTCTTGCCGCCGACGGAGGAGTCGACCTGGGACAGAAGCGAGGTCGGTATCTGCACGAAGCGCACGCCGCGGCGCACGATGCCTGCGGCGAAACCGGCGAGATCGCCGATGACGCCACCGCCGAGTGCGATCACCGCATCGTTGCGCTCCACCCGTGCGGAGAGAACCGCATCGCAGACGGTGACGAGATGCTCGAAGCTCTTGGTCTTCTCTCCGGCCGGCAGCGTCAGAGAAACGGCCTCAATGCCATCCGTCTGCAAACCGTCCATCAGGCCTTCGAGGTAAAGCGGCGCGACATGCTCGTCGGTGATGATCGCCGCGCGTCTGCCCTTCAGCCGCGCCGAGATTTCGCCGCCCGCCCTGCCGATCAGTCCCGGCCCGATCAGAATGTCATAGGCGCGCTCGCCGAGCGGCACATGGACAAGACGTTCATCGGCGTGGATTTCGGAAGGCGTCATGGTGGTCAGTCTTTCTGTTTAAGGCCGGCTAAAGCCGTCAGCACTTCGGTCGCGATGATCTCCTTGCGGACATCACGGGATTCGATGGTGACGTCCGCCTCCGCATAGATCGGATAACGTTTCTCCATCAGGGCAGCGAGCGTTGCCTTGGGGTTTTCAGTCTTGAGAAGCGGGCGGTGGTCGCGCTTGTTGACCCTCTCCCACAGAACCTCGAGATCGGCCTTCAGCCACAGCGAAATGCCGCCGCGCCTGATATGGCCTCGGGTAGTGTCGTTGATAAATGCGCCGCCGCCCGTGGAGACGACCTTGGGACCGCCGCGCATCAACCGCTTGATGACCCGCGTTTCCAGCGCCCGGAATTCCTCCTCGCCATAGGTGGCGAAAAGCTCCGATATCGTCATGCGCGATACGCGCTCGATTTCGACATCCGTATCAATGAAAGGCACCTTGAGCTGCTGGGCGACCATGCGGCCCACCGCCGACTTTCCAGCCCCCATCAGCCCCACGAAGACGATGTTGCGCCGTCCGAGCTTTGCCCGTGCTTGCTCCCCGAGTGTGGCCGGGACGGATAAATTCGTTTCATTCATAGATTTGAAAGCCCGTTTGGCATGGATATCTGCAAATGTTTACGAAGCGTCAAGCCAAATTGCTGACTGAATGGTGGTGAATCACAATCAACGCCGCATGCAGCGCGGGGTGGAGCGGGCATTTTGATCTTGTCGCCGCTTTCGCCGCACCGCATATAGATTTCGACTGCCACCCCACGGAGCCGCCATGCCAACCCTCTTCCGCTTCACGATGATACTGGCGACCATCGCGGGGCTGATCTATGGCGGCATGGTGCTGCTCGTCATGTTCGTGCAGCCACGCGACCGCGAAGTGACCGTGCGCATCCCCTCGGAGCGGCTGAACCCGCCCGCCACCGAACCGGCAAGGCGCACCCCATGAGCGGAC
This is a stretch of genomic DNA from Agrobacterium fabrum str. C58. It encodes these proteins:
- a CDS encoding J domain-containing protein; its protein translation is MKLDSKYFDRIRTRRKREREPEVQAPTCQWDGCDKPGIHRAPVGRNAEGQFFLFCFEHVKEYNKGYNYFSGLSDSEIARYQKEAITGHRPTWTVGVNKTARDAPLHSTLRSGTASANARIRDPFGFTGGFADGARAGGQRMQRDRKLKTLEAKAFDTLGLSSSAKQEEIKRRYKELVKKHHPDANGGDRGSEERFRAVVQAYQLLKQSGFC
- a CDS encoding BolA family protein; protein product: MSLRERIETKLRQSFSPERLRVVDESRMHAGHQPDMTGTGETHMRVQIVSESFSGKSRIERHRAINALLKPELDAGLHALAIEAAAPGEPTRF
- the aroB gene encoding 3-dehydroquinate synthase, which translates into the protein MTPSEIHADERLVHVPLGERAYDILIGPGLIGRAGGEISARLKGRRAAIITDEHVAPLYLEGLMDGLQTDGIEAVSLTLPAGEKTKSFEHLVTVCDAVLSARVERNDAVIALGGGVIGDLAGFAAGIVRRGVRFVQIPTSLLSQVDSSVGGKTGINTRHGKNLVGVFHQPDLVLADTAVLDTLSPREFRAGYAEVVKYGLIDKPDFFFWLEKNWDDIRTGGPARIEAIATSCQAKADVVVADEKENGVRALLNLGHTFGHALEAATNYDSKRLVHGEGVAIGMVLAHQFSARLNLASPDDAARVEAHLKAVGLPTTMKDIPGELPPVETLMAAIAQDKKVKGGKLTFILTHGIGQSFVADDVASSEVQSFLSEKHPG
- a CDS encoding shikimate kinase — encoded protein: MNETNLSVPATLGEQARAKLGRRNIVFVGLMGAGKSAVGRMVAQQLKVPFIDTDVEIERVSRMTISELFATYGEEEFRALETRVIKRLMRGGPKVVSTGGGAFINDTTRGHIRRGGISLWLKADLEVLWERVNKRDHRPLLKTENPKATLAALMEKRYPIYAEADVTIESRDVRKEIIATEVLTALAGLKQKD